A genomic segment from Planktothrix sp. FACHB-1365 encodes:
- a CDS encoding SinI family restriction endonuclease — MHENSIDSSDSEIEIFRDYENFQKQYEPDIKKAMKEAMLESEHKEKVCQLLFFIDQFPKLLTTGKKKQDENDVTTQEKTIQQYFVDILKKYKNGRKEANLKIRKELEIGGTIPDQMVRLILQKSEECTDEKAETHINSHILAMSAENLLGSLLERYIAGVIESYGWIWCRSEIILATDFIKFPTPPQEDTTPQEKWICLQVKNGDNTENSSSSKIREIFKDKDYKDRIDSKLWCRSYSKWELKRDSLKNNIYEKLGIEVTDKGTLEKLKKKLKKDPNLKHIKPIGSYQRLDTWIDLAQQLGFNDLVNPPDKRNTNWDELNKMIGLSSDDCMSEEKLEKYISDLYKKDDKENHEQGT; from the coding sequence ATGCACGAGAACAGTATAGATAGTTCTGATTCAGAAATTGAAATATTTAGGGATTACGAAAATTTCCAGAAACAATATGAGCCTGATATTAAGAAGGCTATGAAAGAGGCGATGCTAGAGTCTGAACATAAAGAAAAAGTTTGCCAGCTACTTTTCTTTATAGATCAGTTTCCTAAACTCCTAACAACCGGAAAAAAAAAGCAAGATGAAAACGACGTAACAACGCAAGAAAAGACCATTCAACAATACTTTGTAGATATTCTAAAAAAATACAAAAATGGTAGAAAAGAAGCTAATTTGAAAATCAGGAAAGAGCTAGAAATTGGCGGAACCATTCCAGATCAGATGGTTCGATTGATACTTCAAAAGAGTGAAGAATGTACTGATGAGAAAGCTGAAACCCACATCAATAGTCATATTCTCGCAATGTCAGCAGAAAATCTTCTTGGAAGTCTTCTTGAGAGATATATTGCCGGTGTAATTGAAAGTTATGGCTGGATTTGGTGTCGTAGTGAGATCATCCTTGCGACTGATTTCATAAAATTTCCTACCCCACCTCAAGAAGATACCACACCTCAAGAAAAATGGATTTGTTTACAAGTCAAAAATGGAGACAATACGGAAAATAGCTCTAGCTCAAAAATTAGGGAGATATTTAAAGATAAGGATTATAAGGATCGTATTGATAGTAAACTTTGGTGTAGATCTTATTCTAAATGGGAACTGAAACGAGATAGTTTAAAAAATAACATATACGAAAAATTAGGAATAGAAGTAACGGATAAGGGTACACTGGAAAAGCTTAAGAAAAAGCTTAAGAAAGATCCAAATTTAAAACATATTAAACCAATAGGAAGTTATCAACGGTTGGACACATGGATTGATTTAGCACAACAGCTTGGTTTTAATGATTTAGTCAACCCACCCGATAAGCGAAATACAAATTGGGACGAACTTAATAAAATGATCGGTTTATCTAGTGATGATTGTATGTCAGAAGAAAAATTAGAAAAATACATCTCAGATCTGTATAAAAAGGATGATAAAGAAAACCATGAGCAGGG
- the argC gene encoding N-acetyl-gamma-glutamyl-phosphate reductase: protein MSNTERIPVGIVGASGYGGVQLVRLLQDHPLVKIAYLGGDSSAGKPFCSLYPHLNECVDLVIEPIDLDKIASKCQIVFLSLPNGLAYQMAPQLLEKGCKVLDLSADYRFSNLDIYKKWYGGERQDQAIAATAVYGLPELYRDRLSTAQLVGCAGCYVTASLLAIAPLLKQGLVVPDTAIIDAKSGTSGGGRQAKVNMLLAEADSSIGAYSVGGHHRHTPEIEEICSELAGHDILVQFTPHLMPMVRGILATVYATLRDPGLVREDLITIYKAFYRNSPLVKILPGGTYPQTKWACGTNLCYLGIEVDQRTGRVIVMSAIDNLIKGQAGQGVQCMNIMMGWEETLGLPQLCFYP, encoded by the coding sequence ATGAGTAATACAGAACGGATTCCTGTGGGGATTGTGGGAGCATCAGGTTATGGTGGGGTGCAACTGGTTCGCTTATTGCAGGATCATCCCCTGGTCAAGATTGCCTATTTGGGGGGTGATAGTAGTGCTGGAAAACCCTTTTGCAGTCTCTATCCCCATTTGAATGAATGTGTGGATTTAGTGATAGAACCCATTGATCTTGATAAAATTGCCTCTAAATGTCAAATTGTCTTTCTATCTCTCCCCAATGGTTTAGCTTATCAAATGGCTCCGCAATTGCTTGAAAAAGGCTGCAAAGTATTAGATTTATCGGCAGATTATCGATTTTCTAATTTAGACATTTATAAAAAATGGTATGGGGGAGAGCGTCAGGATCAAGCGATCGCAGCAACGGCAGTTTATGGCTTACCTGAACTGTATCGCGATCGCCTTTCTACCGCTCAATTAGTCGGTTGTGCAGGTTGTTATGTAACAGCCAGTTTATTAGCCATTGCACCCTTATTAAAACAGGGATTAGTGGTTCCTGATACCGCCATTATTGATGCTAAATCAGGCACTTCTGGAGGTGGTAGACAAGCTAAAGTTAATATGTTATTAGCCGAAGCTGATAGTTCAATTGGCGCTTATAGTGTGGGGGGTCATCATCGTCATACCCCAGAAATTGAAGAAATTTGTAGTGAGTTAGCCGGACATGATATTTTAGTTCAATTTACTCCCCATTTAATGCCAATGGTACGGGGAATTTTAGCAACAGTTTATGCAACTTTACGAGATCCGGGGTTAGTTCGAGAAGATTTAATTACCATTTATAAAGCCTTTTATCGCAATTCTCCGTTAGTCAAAATTTTACCCGGAGGAACTTATCCCCAAACAAAATGGGCTTGCGGAACAAATCTTTGTTATTTAGGAATTGAAGTCGATCAACGCACGGGACGAGTCATTGTGATGTCGGCTATTGATAACTTAATAAAAGGTCAAGCCGGACAAGGGGTGCAGTGTATGAATATTATGATGGGTTGGGAAGAAACATTAGGTTTACCGCAATTGTGTTTCTATCCTTAA